The following are encoded in a window of Deltaproteobacteria bacterium genomic DNA:
- a CDS encoding MmgE/PrpD family protein, with protein MSEYIIDKMAEWVCGLRYEDIPDRVLKKAKLQILNILAAAFSGKHYGTLGSIRSINLPDGPSTVLSTGEKTTAEYASFINAIYSMSFDFDDYLFMAHPGHSSVLVALSMGEELNLTIKDIITAQVAVNEIEGRIGASVLLGPHNGQMWSYIHAIGAAASVSMLLGLTRRQIASAMAVSMYQPNYPLTPGFMISDSKLTTAAIPIITGMFGARLAKAGMHGNTGILETKGGFLEKFSYLPLKTMLSGFGEWWVTDSISFKPYPGCAYMDTTIDSIYKIMSECKQKTGKDLDANDIKHIYISAGILTIGMNKMAEMNDTGTLDPVNINFSIPKSAAITIINHGLLAKHLSSGMLSAHEQEINALSKKVVLSHDWTYTLKTIASFYDAVGGRFLFAGTGIYKLLKAFHLMRKNLPKIPLQSVRLLKARRALSGQERDTIVDGLKRKYDHVNMNAFTFSFGSRVNIELYNNSTYEAESKIPKGASNTDDQEEVVRNKLKHAVESEQKAKMLMDILKPDARVRAFVDGIV; from the coding sequence ATGTCCGAATATATTATAGATAAAATGGCCGAATGGGTTTGCGGGTTGAGGTATGAAGACATCCCTGACCGAGTTTTAAAGAAGGCTAAACTTCAAATACTTAATATTCTTGCAGCAGCATTCTCGGGTAAACACTACGGTACGTTAGGAAGTATCCGATCGATAAATCTGCCGGACGGTCCATCCACTGTTTTATCAACCGGGGAAAAAACCACTGCAGAGTATGCGAGCTTTATAAATGCGATTTATTCAATGAGTTTTGATTTCGATGATTACCTGTTCATGGCGCATCCGGGTCATTCATCGGTGCTTGTGGCATTATCTATGGGAGAAGAACTTAACCTGACAATAAAGGATATTATCACTGCGCAGGTTGCGGTAAATGAGATCGAGGGGAGGATCGGTGCATCTGTGCTGCTCGGCCCGCATAATGGTCAGATGTGGTCTTACATCCATGCAATAGGTGCTGCTGCATCAGTGTCCATGCTCCTCGGTTTAACAAGGCGGCAAATAGCATCCGCAATGGCAGTTTCTATGTATCAGCCAAACTATCCGCTTACCCCAGGGTTCATGATAAGTGATTCAAAACTAACAACCGCTGCAATACCTATTATAACAGGCATGTTTGGTGCAAGGCTTGCAAAGGCAGGCATGCACGGTAACACGGGTATACTTGAAACAAAAGGCGGTTTTCTCGAAAAATTCTCGTACCTTCCGCTCAAAACGATGTTGTCGGGTTTTGGTGAATGGTGGGTAACAGATTCTATATCGTTTAAACCTTATCCAGGCTGTGCATACATGGATACAACTATTGATAGTATCTATAAGATTATGAGCGAATGCAAACAAAAAACAGGCAAAGACCTCGATGCGAACGATATAAAACATATCTATATATCTGCAGGCATACTTACAATAGGCATGAATAAGATGGCGGAGATGAACGATACGGGCACACTTGATCCTGTAAATATAAACTTCTCTATTCCCAAAAGCGCCGCGATAACTATTATAAACCATGGCTTACTTGCAAAGCATCTTTCATCAGGCATGTTATCCGCACACGAACAGGAGATAAATGCTTTATCGAAAAAAGTCGTTCTAAGTCATGACTGGACGTACACATTAAAAACCATTGCATCATTTTACGATGCCGTTGGCGGCAGGTTTCTGTTCGCCGGTACGGGCATTTATAAGCTGCTCAAAGCCTTTCATCTGATGAGAAAAAATCTGCCGAAAATACCCCTGCAGTCAGTCCGGCTGCTAAAAGCACGGAGGGCTTTATCCGGGCAGGAAAGAGATACCATAGTTGATGGATTGAAAAGAAAATATGATCATGTAAACATGAATGCATTTACTTTTTCTTTCGGCTCGAGAGTAAATATAGAACTATATAACAACAGCACGTATGAAGCTGAATCCAAAATTCCTAAAGGTGCTTCAAATACGGATGATCAAGAAGAGGTAGTGAGGAATAAATTGAAACACGCGGTAGAGTCCGAGCAAAAGGCAAAAATGCTTATGGACATATTAAAACCCGATGCTCGTGTAAGGGCATTTGTTGATGGAATAGTTTAG
- a CDS encoding PEGA domain-containing protein translates to MRFFYIVLITLVLCTSVDAETNRRVVLILDPYDNEQLLKIKAGILESAKWISFPEYKKRISPEQYDLSGAQSKLSNAKEAYEFLRFDESIKLLHGITEELKSYPATSEVLDVNREVLLYLALNYLAIDDTKGADKTIRDYVCISHGKALDPNIWPPNLIDTIDRREKSSRLTSITVATNPSGASIYIDSRKSGLSPLHSEIYPCMHFITISKHGYVTRTDKIISGGTFNFDLQPDLSAPSEQTLSKDNIKQILQTYNADGIVFVSLESKNPRTIKVSMVFTPDIDFTSTNFDYNNEDQAVKRVIDFLNHDESAETKQPILFKPLPLETQSSPQKNWYENKWLWGTGAAVAIAGIVYAITQTGRGHSSSSNGSVSIKW, encoded by the coding sequence ATGCGGTTTTTTTATATAGTTTTAATAACATTAGTATTATGTACCTCCGTTGATGCGGAAACCAACAGGCGTGTGGTTTTGATTCTTGATCCTTATGATAATGAACAATTACTCAAAATAAAAGCAGGCATTTTGGAATCTGCAAAATGGATATCATTCCCTGAATATAAAAAGCGAATCTCCCCGGAACAGTACGATTTGTCCGGTGCACAAAGCAAGCTTTCCAATGCAAAAGAGGCCTATGAATTTTTAAGATTTGATGAGTCCATAAAGCTATTGCACGGAATAACCGAAGAGTTAAAATCTTACCCCGCGACAAGTGAGGTACTGGATGTAAATAGAGAAGTATTGCTTTATCTGGCGCTAAATTATCTGGCAATTGATGATACCAAAGGTGCGGATAAGACAATCAGAGATTATGTGTGCATATCCCATGGAAAAGCCCTTGATCCCAATATCTGGCCGCCAAATCTTATTGACACAATTGACAGACGGGAAAAAAGCAGCCGGCTGACAAGTATAACAGTAGCTACAAACCCTTCCGGTGCAAGCATCTATATCGACAGCCGGAAGTCAGGGTTATCCCCTTTACATTCAGAAATTTACCCCTGTATGCATTTTATAACAATCTCCAAACACGGATATGTTACAAGGACGGATAAAATTATCTCCGGAGGTACGTTTAATTTTGATTTGCAGCCTGACCTATCAGCACCTTCCGAACAAACACTGTCAAAAGATAATATTAAACAAATACTTCAAACCTACAATGCCGATGGAATCGTTTTTGTTTCCTTAGAATCTAAAAATCCACGAACAATAAAGGTGTCCATGGTTTTTACACCTGACATTGATTTTACGTCAACGAACTTTGACTATAATAATGAGGATCAGGCAGTTAAACGGGTGATAGATTTTTTAAACCATGATGAGTCTGCTGAAACAAAACAACCTATCCTATTTAAACCTTTACCCCTGGAAACACAGAGTTCTCCTCAAAAAAACTGGTACGAGAACAAGTGGTTATGGGGCACCGGTGCTGCTGTTGCTATAGCCGGAATTGTTTATGCAATTACACAAACAGGCAGAGGGCATTCTTCTTCATCAAATGGAAGCGTTTCAATCAAATGGTGA
- the tsaE gene encoding tRNA (adenosine(37)-N6)-threonylcarbamoyltransferase complex ATPase subunit type 1 TsaE, whose protein sequence is MKQEAQIFVSSAKDTMLIARLIADKLARGTKIGLSGELGAGKTTFVKGFVTAFDMHEHAVTSPTFTIMNEYGVSPRIFHADLYRIESEEDLLRTGIYDVYMNDGFLLIEWPEKFKSLANYLDLSLSFHITNRGRRIRIIDKNGLLAEWIEMIKNFKRGREYGFSS, encoded by the coding sequence ATGAAACAGGAAGCCCAAATTTTCGTTTCCAGTGCAAAAGATACTATGCTCATTGCAAGGCTTATAGCGGATAAACTGGCTCGCGGCACAAAGATTGGATTATCCGGCGAGCTTGGTGCGGGTAAGACTACGTTTGTAAAAGGCTTTGTTACAGCGTTTGACATGCACGAGCATGCAGTAACGAGCCCTACATTTACCATTATGAATGAGTATGGGGTTTCACCGCGTATATTTCATGCAGACCTCTATAGGATTGAATCGGAAGAGGATCTTTTAAGAACGGGTATTTATGATGTTTACATGAATGATGGATTTTTACTTATAGAATGGCCGGAAAAATTTAAATCTCTTGCAAATTATCTTGATTTATCCTTAAGTTTTCATATTACCAACAGAGGCAGGCGGATAAGAATAATTGATAAGAATGGATTGCTGGCTGAGTGGATAGAAATGATTAAAAATTTTAAAAGAGGAAGGGAATATGGCTTTAGTAGTTAA
- the feoB gene encoding ferrous iron transport protein B, translating to MFKKRIFNDSCHGTDSSGIDTEHENSITVALAGNPNVGKSTIFNILTGLNQHVGNWPGKTVERKEGMTRYDGKEFKIIDLPGTYSLSSGSIEETIAANYIVREHPDVVVSIIDATNLERNMYLLTQIIETGAKVVVALNMLDLAVSGGIEINVEELERHLGIPVIPVIATKNRGIKELLSVINDTVDDKRIVNPAPIKYSRTIEDFINDLAARLSRFRLPFNNIRWVAIKILEGDDNVINGLKAIIDQGTLNYIKETQSKVESLIVEITDARYGWIHKIASAAVTPLRLNVITFTDKLDHLLTNQFLGLVILTVVLGLIFWLTFSISLPMQIWISGFFSMLGGKLGVYLAHAPVWLKGFLINGLIYGVGTVVSFFPLIFIFFIFLGILEDTGLLARSTFIMDRIMHILGLHGKGFICLLTGYGCNVPGIMCSRVLDNETDRKLSILINPFIPCSARFIVTSLFVSVFFPDHAALVMLSTIGISFAVVIMSGFIMRKTVLKGEKSPLIIELPLYRKPNAKTVGLYAWNKTISFLQRAGTYIVGATIVIWFLSHYPGNSMSGSVLGIFGRWIEPAGKLIGFSWRLIVALITGFTAKETSIATLTVLYNATDTGTLSVALKQQLTPLIAYVFIIFQTLYIPCLATVVTMKKELNDNKLLVIGIVYPLIVAFIISFLIYRIGLLIL from the coding sequence ATGTTTAAAAAACGTATATTCAATGACTCCTGTCACGGCACGGATTCCAGCGGCATAGACACAGAGCATGAAAACTCTATAACGGTTGCGCTGGCAGGCAATCCGAATGTTGGTAAAAGCACCATTTTTAACATTCTCACAGGGCTTAATCAGCATGTGGGTAATTGGCCGGGTAAAACTGTGGAGAGGAAAGAAGGCATGACCCGTTATGACGGGAAAGAATTCAAAATCATTGATCTACCCGGTACATACAGCTTGTCTTCCGGCTCTATAGAAGAAACGATAGCTGCAAATTATATAGTTCGAGAGCATCCGGATGTAGTTGTATCTATAATTGATGCAACAAATCTTGAACGAAATATGTACCTGTTAACTCAAATTATTGAAACGGGCGCAAAGGTCGTGGTTGCTTTAAATATGCTTGATCTCGCTGTATCCGGTGGAATTGAAATAAATGTGGAAGAACTTGAAAGACATCTTGGCATCCCCGTTATTCCCGTTATTGCTACAAAAAATAGGGGTATAAAAGAACTGCTATCCGTTATAAACGATACGGTGGACGATAAGCGGATCGTAAATCCGGCCCCGATAAAATATTCAAGAACCATTGAAGATTTTATAAACGATCTGGCCGCACGATTGAGCAGATTCAGACTGCCCTTTAACAATATCCGATGGGTCGCCATAAAGATCCTTGAAGGGGACGATAATGTTATAAACGGACTAAAAGCTATTATTGATCAGGGAACATTGAATTATATAAAAGAAACTCAATCGAAGGTTGAGTCCCTCATTGTAGAGATCACCGATGCGAGGTATGGATGGATACATAAGATAGCATCTGCTGCTGTCACGCCGTTAAGGCTTAATGTGATAACCTTTACAGATAAACTCGATCACCTGCTCACAAATCAATTTTTGGGTTTGGTAATACTCACCGTTGTGCTCGGACTCATTTTCTGGCTGACTTTTAGCATAAGTTTGCCAATGCAGATCTGGATAAGCGGATTTTTTTCTATGCTGGGCGGTAAACTCGGAGTTTATCTTGCACATGCCCCGGTTTGGCTAAAGGGATTTCTTATAAACGGCTTGATCTACGGTGTTGGTACGGTGGTATCTTTTTTCCCTCTTATCTTCATATTTTTTATCTTTCTTGGAATTCTTGAGGATACCGGCTTACTCGCAAGATCCACATTCATAATGGATAGAATAATGCACATTCTGGGGCTCCACGGCAAAGGCTTTATATGCCTGCTTACAGGCTATGGATGCAATGTCCCAGGTATTATGTGTTCAAGGGTATTGGATAATGAAACGGATAGGAAATTATCAATACTGATCAACCCTTTTATACCATGCTCTGCAAGGTTTATCGTAACAAGCTTGTTTGTAAGTGTTTTTTTCCCCGATCACGCGGCATTGGTAATGCTCTCTACGATAGGAATAAGTTTTGCCGTTGTTATCATGAGTGGTTTTATAATGAGGAAAACCGTACTCAAAGGTGAAAAATCACCGCTTATCATAGAGCTGCCTCTCTACAGGAAGCCGAATGCTAAAACGGTAGGGTTGTACGCATGGAATAAAACTATTAGCTTTTTACAGAGGGCCGGCACGTATATTGTAGGGGCCACAATAGTAATATGGTTTTTGTCACATTATCCCGGCAACAGTATGAGCGGAAGTGTGCTCGGGATATTTGGAAGATGGATTGAACCGGCGGGTAAGCTAATTGGATTTAGCTGGAGATTGATTGTTGCGCTGATCACCGGATTTACCGCAAAAGAAACATCAATCGCGACATTAACCGTTCTTTACAATGCCACCGATACTGGAACCCTTTCTGTTGCGTTAAAGCAACAACTAACGCCTCTTATTGCCTATGTGTTTATTATTTTTCAAACCCTGTATATCCCGTGTTTGGCAACCGTTGTAACAATGAAAAAAGAGCTTAACGATAACAAGTTACTTGTAATAGGTATCGTTTATCCCTTGATCGTTGCATTCATTATTAGTTTTCTGATTTACAGGATCGGATTATTGATACTCTAA
- the eno gene encoding phosphopyruvate hydratase, translated as MKICDVSALEILDSRGNPTVEVMVKLESGVSAAAKVPSGASTGEREALELRDGDKKRYQGKGVLKVIDNIVKIIKPEITGMNAYDQINIDRKLIDLDGTETKSKLGANAILGVSLAVAQAVAKAMGIPLYKYIGGIDTYLMPVPMLNILNGGKHADTDVDFQEYMIVPAGISSFREAIRASVEVYHTLKSILKDASLVTSVGDEGGFAPDLKNNEEPLQFIVKAIEKAGYKPGKEIYLALDPASSEFYKDGKYILKDENKTLNSTKLIDLYESMVKAYPLISIEDGLAENDWNGWVEMKKRLGSKIQLVGDDITVTNTRYIKKLIELDGANSVLIKLNQIGTLTETMEAIRMVQSHGWTAVVSHRSGETDDTTISDLTVGKNTGFIKTGAPARGERVAKYNRLMEIEQELRGNASYAGMSAFVSIGR; from the coding sequence ATGAAGATATGTGATGTGTCAGCCCTTGAGATACTCGATTCACGCGGGAATCCGACTGTTGAGGTTATGGTTAAATTGGAGAGCGGCGTTTCAGCAGCGGCAAAGGTCCCTTCAGGCGCATCGACAGGGGAAAGAGAGGCACTTGAACTGAGAGACGGGGACAAAAAACGTTATCAGGGCAAGGGGGTTTTAAAGGTAATTGATAATATAGTTAAAATAATAAAGCCGGAAATAACGGGCATGAATGCTTATGATCAGATAAACATAGATAGAAAATTGATAGATCTTGACGGCACTGAGACAAAATCGAAGCTTGGAGCAAACGCAATACTCGGAGTTTCTTTGGCCGTTGCACAGGCCGTTGCAAAAGCAATGGGCATTCCCTTGTACAAGTATATCGGGGGTATTGATACTTATCTAATGCCTGTCCCGATGCTGAACATCCTTAATGGCGGGAAACATGCCGATACCGATGTAGATTTCCAGGAATACATGATAGTCCCTGCCGGTATAAGCTCATTCCGTGAGGCAATAAGGGCATCCGTGGAGGTATACCACACGCTCAAATCAATACTGAAAGATGCCTCCCTTGTTACGTCGGTCGGAGATGAAGGTGGGTTTGCCCCTGATCTTAAGAACAATGAGGAGCCTTTACAATTTATAGTAAAGGCGATTGAAAAGGCAGGATACAAACCCGGTAAAGAGATATACCTAGCTCTTGATCCGGCATCAAGCGAGTTTTATAAAGACGGCAAATATATTTTAAAGGATGAGAACAAAACACTCAACAGCACAAAACTGATAGACTTATATGAAAGCATGGTAAAGGCTTATCCTCTGATCAGTATAGAAGACGGACTTGCTGAGAATGATTGGAATGGGTGGGTTGAAATGAAAAAAAGGCTTGGGTCAAAGATCCAACTCGTTGGAGACGACATTACAGTTACAAACACAAGATATATCAAGAAACTCATAGAACTGGACGGTGCAAATTCGGTGTTGATAAAACTTAACCAGATAGGTACCCTGACGGAGACAATGGAGGCAATAAGGATGGTACAGTCCCATGGGTGGACTGCGGTTGTATCACACAGATCCGGTGAAACGGATGATACAACCATATCTGATCTTACCGTAGGCAAAAATACGGGATTCATAAAAACCGGGGCTCCGGCGAGAGGAGAAAGGGTGGCAAAGTATAACAGGTTGATGGAGATAGAACAGGAACTCCGCGGCAATGCTTCATACGCGGGCATGTCGGCATTTGTGAGTATAGGTAGATAA